CGGCGAAACGATTGTCGTTAGTCCGCATAAAGTCTGGGGTCCCCAAACCAACGACCTCGTCCTTCAACTTCGCAAACGGCGTATCAACAAGGTCATCCTCGCTGGTATGCTCGCGAATCTTTGCGTCGAAAGTCACCTTCGCGAGCTTCTAGAGCAGGGCTTCGAAGTCGCCGTGGTGAAAGACGCCACGGCAGCACCGCGTCATCCCACGATCGGCGATGGGTATCAGGCGGCAGTGATAAATTACGGATTCTTAGCAAACGCAGTGCTGACCACCGACGAAGCCGTTGAAATGATGGGAAGTTAACTTCAAGATCACTCGGCAACGCCGCACGCCGGGCCCATTCGCGTCTGTTGGGGAATGAGATAACGGCGCAAGTCTTGCTTAGTGATTCGGCCCGTGCGCGGGGCTAACTTATTCACATCTGATCGATCGACTCGGCAGGATGCTCCAAACACCCGACTTGCGTTTTTCTTCGCTAAATTCACTCCCAAGAATGCGTCTTCCTGATTTTATCCAGAGCAATATTGAACCCATCCTGACCGAGTGGGAAAACTTTGCGCGGTCGCTCGCACCCGGAGCGAAAATGGATGAACTTGCCCTTCGCGCCTGGGCGACGCGTCGTCTATTCACGGAGTGGGTCGAGTCGGCTCCGGTTTCGATCTCGATGAAGTCGTTTCAGAGTATAGGGCGCTTCGCGCCAGCGTGCTGCGACTCTGGCGTGATAGTGTCCCTGCGTCAGACCTGAACGACATAGACGACATCACTCGATTTGGTGAGTCGATCGATCAGTCGCTCGCCAAGGCCGTGTCGAGTTACGCTCACCGCGTTGATCAGTCTCGGCACATGTTCTTAGCTATTCTAGGCCACGATCTCCGCAATCCGCTGAACAGCATTAGCCTCTCAGCACAGGTTGCGTCAGCCCAGACTGGCGGCGATACCTATGCCACTCAAGCATTCAACCAGATCGAACGCAGCGTTGAGGCGATCGTACGGCTCGTCCGCGATCTGTTGGACTTCGCTGGAACGGGCCTTGGCGGACGAATGCCGCTAGTCATGGGGCCGGTGAACCTAGAGGCGCTGGCGCGGGAGGTTGTTGCCGAATTGCAGGCAGCTAATCCCAACCGAAGATCACACATTGATGCCCGCGGCGATGCGTCTTGTGCGTGTGACGGCGCCCGCATGCGCCAGGTTCTATCCAATCTTGTCGGTAATTCCCTTCAACATGGGGCCGAGGACACGCCCGTGGAACTTCGGCTACTCCCAGGGGAGTCGGATATCATATTGGCCGTGAGTAACCAAGGAAATCCCATTCCACCGGATATCCTGCCAACTATCTTTGATCCGCTGGTGCGTGACATTTCCATGGATGCGACGCGAGGACGCCGCGAAGGCAGCATCGGGCTCGGTCTCTTCATCGTTCACGAAATTATTACCTCGCACGGAGGCTCCGTCGACGTGTCATCCGACAAGTCCCGCACTGTCTTCACGATCCGCATGCCGCGCCAACTGCCCGAGCAGTAAAACCGATTGGCGAAGCTGTCGAGTGCGTAATTCGCTTAAGGTGCTCGCGGGCCCTTTACCTCGGCGAACTGTTGTCAAGAACGCTGCCTTGCCCCACCATTGATCGGTTTTGGTTTGGATAAAGCGAGAATCGAATTCCACGAGCCCGCGATTTCGGCGAGCGACGATCTAAGCGGTTAAGTTCCGACAGCCCTTGCAATAACGCCAAGTGAAGTTTCAACCCTTCGTCTAGCGTCAGATCGATCTCGATTGGCTTCGAACTCTCAACAGGGATCGAGGGCTTGATTTGATGTAAAAAAAAATGACACCGTAGCTCTGCAGCTTTTTCTCACGCAGTTTCGCCGATTTTACTTTCTTCTTTTTGGCCATGTGAAGCTCCGAATAAATGTAGGACGTGGTAAGGAACGGGCGGTTCAGCCCGCTCCAACCGAAATTTTACCGACTTTGAGTTCCGTCTGAGTTACTTCCCGTATAGCGATTTCATTTTTCTGACGCTGACGACGCCCCTGCACCGATAGAACCCTCGTGCTACAATAGGAGCACTAAGACAGCGAAGGCGTATGCGAGATGCTTTGCCGATGGCAGACGTTGAACAGTTCCTGAAGCTGCGAAACGTTTAAGTTGGCCCTTCTTCTTGTTGAACTCTGCCCTTCATCCTGACCGGCCTTATGCCAGTCTTCGGCGATGTTGACCCACCGTGTGGGTCAGATTGCTTTCTTACGCTGAGCGCCTGGCAACAGGCCTCTGGAGCCCACCCGATTGTAGTTGCACGGTGCGCGGGTGGTGCCGTCTGAGAGAACTGCGTGCAGGAGAATTTGACGTGTCGCAAGATACTATTAAGAAATTGACTGACAAAGGCTTTGGCTTCATTCAAGGCGACCGTGGAGATATATTCTTCCACTCGTCCTCGGTTGAAGGGGCTGGTTTCGACAGCCTCTATGAAGGCCAAGCCGTGCAATACAACGAAGGCATGGAGCCCAAGGGGAAGCGGGCTGAGAATGTCCGCGTGAGCTAATCACTCGACGCGCATTAACTAACGTGGTGTATTGAAACGCCGGAAAGCAGGGCCTGCTCTCCGGCGTTTGCCATTTCAGGACTTCAGGTGATGCGATCGCTTGTCACGCGAGCTGAGTCACAATCACCTCGTAGATCTCTTCTCGTCTACTTCGGCGCTGCGTAACGTCATACCTGTCCAAGGGATTGCGTCGCGAACGAACATTCCCTGCGTTCCGTGAGAGATGGCGAGAAACGTCCCGTGCCCGTCGTCGTAATGACGGGCCTCGACGGCATGGCCTGGCGCTGTGCGTCCGTCAGCGGCGAAGTACCACTGACCATCAATTTGCCAAGCGTAGACATCCGGCAGCCGATTAGATGAGGTCATGATTTTTTCACCCGCGACGAGTTGAAAAGACGCCTCGAATTCTCGGTGAATTTTTTTACCATTTCGGACTGCCGATTCAATCAGCGCCGGTGGAAATGAGCCTGACTTTTCGTTAATCTAGCGTCCCCATTTTCCTTCGAAATTGTTAGTTCCATCCGTAATTATCCCCAATGTTGTGGAGGCAATGGGAAGTTCACCATGACCGATCGTAATTCCGGCTCCAGCGCTGACGAAGTCTCGGTGCTGATCGCCATCGAAGCAAGAATTGACACAGCGATGGCCCACCTCATTCGCAAAAAGCAAACCGTCGCCGATGGGGACAGTGCTCAAGCTGCAGTCCTCGCTGAATTACGTGAGGTAAGGGCAGCGATCCGAATTTTGCGAGACCGACAACGTCGGTCTCGATAGTCCAGTTATCGACAATTCTAGAGATCTGGGATGCGCCCTACGGCGCACAGGTCGGCCAGCGCAGTAAGCTATGGTGCGGATGCCTCTCACTCAGGTGAATGCACGAACAACCACTAGCTGCAAAAATTCGCTCAGGGCGATAGCACAGCGCACGCAAGTTCTTTCACAGCGCCGAGTCCATCAACTCCGCTTACTTGCATCCGGTCAGAAACTTCATTCGAATACTCAGGACCCGCTCCGCGCCGCCTTTGGTAGAATTGAAAGGAAGTGCCATGCGCTACCTCCTCCTGATCGCTCTCCTCGCTGCAGGAAAAGCCGCCGCTGCCGACCCGGCATTCGAACGCCCCGCAGGGCCGGCCATGGAAGTTCTCGCCCTGCTGCAAAAGGTCACGCCAACCTCCTCCCGTGATGAGCTTCAGCAGACAGCCGCGAAGGGAGCGGCCATACTGACTCCGCAAAGCCCGGC
This sequence is a window from Lacipirellula parvula. Protein-coding genes within it:
- a CDS encoding sensor histidine kinase, translating into MGRVGSGFDLDEVVSEYRALRASVLRLWRDSVPASDLNDIDDITRFGESIDQSLAKAVSSYAHRVDQSRHMFLAILGHDLRNPLNSISLSAQVASAQTGGDTYATQAFNQIERSVEAIVRLVRDLLDFAGTGLGGRMPLVMGPVNLEALAREVVAELQAANPNRRSHIDARGDASCACDGARMRQVLSNLVGNSLQHGAEDTPVELRLLPGESDIILAVSNQGNPIPPDILPTIFDPLVRDISMDATRGRREGSIGLGLFIVHEIITSHGGSVDVSSDKSRTVFTIRMPRQLPEQ
- a CDS encoding cold-shock protein, producing MSQDTIKKLTDKGFGFIQGDRGDIFFHSSSVEGAGFDSLYEGQAVQYNEGMEPKGKRAENVRVS